The DNA segment NNNNNNNNNNNNNNNNNNNNNNNNNNNNNNNNNNNNNNNNNNNNNNNNNNNNNNNNNNNNNNNNNNNNNNNNNNNNNNNNNNNNNNNNNNNNNNNNNNNNNNNNNNNNNNNNNNNNNNNNNNNNNNNNNNNNNNNNNNNNNNNNNNNNNNNNNNNNNNNNNNNNNNNNNNNNNNNNNNNNNNNNNNNNNNNNNNNNNNNNNNNNNNNNNNNNNNNNNNNNNNNNNNNNNNNNNNNNNNNNNNNNNNNNNNNNNNNNNNNNNNNNNNNNNNNNNNNNNNNNNNNNNNNNNNNNNNNNNNNNNNNNNNNNNNNNNNNNNNNNNNNNNNNNNNNNNNNNNNNNNNNNNNNNNNNNNNNNNNNNNNNNNNNNNNNNNNNNNNNNNNNNNNNNtatcctaggttttttattattccagatgaatttgcaaatcgccctttctaactctgtgaagaattgggttggaattttgatggggattgcattgaatataaaataaaatcttaaaaaacaaaaacatgatagcaaactctaaactctgcatcCTCACATCTGACATCAAAGTGTCCTTGAGATCTACAGCTCCTTTCAGTGCTGTGGACTGTAACACATTcattggtgggggggggggcgggggcgggaagCTGGTTTCCACCCCCTGTTAGTAGCTCTCCTCAGCAGGCATCCCATGTCTGACCTCTTGGGCTCTCCCAGGCAATCCAGGTTTCACCTCCACAGCTTTACACAATGGCCTCTcagagacaccccctcccccagcatgcctgacctcagtggctttccttagcgGCAGGGAGTTTCCATAGCCCCTTTCTTGTGTCCTTGACCCAGACAGATAAGTGCCACCTCCAGATGCCCCAAGATGGGTTCTGCTCTTTGTCTGTGCTTCCTCCCTGCCATCCTCGGGCTGAAAAGTACCATCATGCTTCGACCTGCCTCACACTGTTGGCCTCCCATTTCACTCAGTAAAaccttgttttcagtttttttgttttctggcgaggtcttgctatgtagcccggGCTTGCCCTAAATTGGTGATcatcctgcctcggcttcccaagAATTCGGGTGACAGGCTTCATCCATCCCGTGCCTGACTTGAACCTCACCCTCCCAGGGCCTCAcactccagctctgccctcacactccagctctgccctcacactccagctctgcctgtttccgttgtgtttgtttgtttgttttcctgcttctgtcttgtGTCTTAGCTGTTAGGGCTTAACTTCTCTCTGCCCAGAATTCTCTTCCTGGTAGAGTGCTGTGTACACcctcctgtgtctctctctgtctctgtctctgtctctgtctctctctctctctctctctctgcattcatCTGCTCGGGAGTCCTCACAGACCCTGCCTTTCATGTGTCTCGCCCTCGCTCTCTCCATTCTGCACCTGCCTCCGCTGGTGTCTGAGCAGCACCACGCCTGTTCCCACAGAGTTAGCGCTTCCTTCCCATTATCCTTCTGCACGGCTACACACAGGCTCTGCGAGTCAGGTGCTCAGCAGAGGTTGAAGGTGACTTGAACCTTCACTTCTGAGCTCGGCCTTCTTTTGAATGGACGCTCTCCTTGTAGATCTTGTCCCTCGGGGCTCTCAGACAATCACCTTTGATGCTGCTCTCTAGTTGATGTTTCCAGAGAGCAGTGAGGACGAGGACCTTTGATGTCCCCATTCTTGCCGATATCACCTTCTAATCTCTATTATTTCAGGAGGCCAGAGTCCAGGCAAGATGAATAATCTTCACACAACAGGACTGAGGTTTCTTTCACTGGGACGGCTTCCATGCTGGCAAGTGACAAGCCATGGTGCCAACAAACTGGCCGGAGCTCCAGAAGCCGTAATTCCTCACCTCCTGGAGCGATGCCACTCCTCCTGCCACTGGGGAGCAGAGCAGCTTCCCCAGGCCTTCGAGGATGCCAGCTGTCTGGAGGGTCTCACCAACAGCCATTCCAGCATTATTGAAAATCAGGAATTTCTGTCTGGGAGGGCTCAGAGTTCTTGGGGTAAGACACACCTTAGCAAGAAACGGAAGCATCTGAAGCAGTGTTCGAAGACTCTGGTGAAAACGGAGCCCCAGCAGTTGCTTCCGGGTGTTGACATGCTGTCGCATTTCCCACCATAACAATGCACTGCATAAAAGAGACACAGCCCACAGCAGTGGTGGCTGTGGTAAAGTTATCTTTCCTGTGTTACCTGGCATCCAGCATCGTGTTTACCCAGAAAGGAAGGACTACCAATGCAGCAAGGGCCAAGAAGCCTTCATTGACAGACCCAATCATGAACTTTATCAGCCTGTCCTAGTAGGGAAAAAGTCCCCCTGTGTGTAGTACACATGAGGACACAAGGCATAGCTCTAGTGTCCCCATTCAACAAAGTGTTCATGCAGGAAAAAGCAATACTCATGTCACAAGTGTGGCACGGGTTTCAGcaagaactcagatcttcagactCCCCAGAGAGTGCACACAAGGGAGAAGCCCTCCCACTGCAGTAGCTGTGGAAAAGGCTTTAGTCAGAGCTCACATCTCCAGATTCACCAGAGGATGCACACAAGGGAGAAGCCCTCCCACTGTGACCGCTGTGGGAAGGGCTTNNNNNNNNNNNNNNNNNNNNNNNNNNNNNNNNNNNNNNNNNNNNNNNNNNNNNNNNNNNNNNNNNNNNNNNNNNNNNNNNNNNNNNNNNNNNNNNNNNNNNNNNNNNNNNNNNNNNNNNNNNNNNNNNNNNNNNNNNNNNNNNNNNNNNNNNNNNNNNNNNNNNNNNNNNNNNNNNNNNNNNNNNNNNNNNNNNNNNNNNNNNNNNNNNNNNNNNNNNNNNNNNNNNNNNNNNNNNNNNNNNNNNNNNNNNNNNNNNNNNNNNNNNNNNNNNNNNNNNNNNNNNNNNNNNNNNNNNNNNNNNNNNNNNNNNNNNNNNNNNNNNNNNNNNNNNNNNNNNNNNNNNNNNNNNNNNNNNNNNNNNNNNNNNNNNNNNNNNNNNNNNNNNNNNNNNNNNNNNNNNNNNNNNNNNNNNNNNNNNNNNNNNNNNNNNNNNNNNNNNNNNNNNNNNNTGCACACAAGGGAGAAGCCCTCCCACTGTGACCGCTGTGGGAAGGGCTTCAGCTGCACCTCAGATCTCAGCATCCACGGCCAGCAGGGtgcacactggagagaagcctcaCAAGTGTGAGGTGTGTGGGAGGGCCTTTACAAAGTTGTCACACCTCCAGGCCCACAAGAgaattcacacaggagagaagccatatAAGTGTGGAGACTGTGGCAAATGCTTTAGCTGCAGCTCGAACCTTCACACCCACCAGAGAGTCCACACTGAGGAGAAACCGTACAAGTGTGACGAGTGTGGGAAGCGCTTCAGCCTGAGCTTCAACCTCCACAGCCATCAGCgggtccacacaggagagaagccatatAAATGTGAAGAGTGCGGGAAGGATTTCAGTTCAGCCTCAAGCTTCCAAAGCCACCAGCGGGtccatacaggagagaagccattTGTCTGCAATGTGTGTGGAAAGGGCTTCAGTCGGAGCTCCTATCTTCAGACTCATCAGAGAGTGCACACAGGGGACAAGCCCTGTGAATGCTCCacgtgtgggaaagccttcagccAGAGGTCCCATCTCCTAGTCCATCCGATAATTCACACCGGGGAGAAGCCGTTCAAGTGTGAGGAGTGTGGGAAGGAGTTTACGCAGAGCACAGGGCTTAGTATTCACCAGAGGGTCCAcgcaggagagaaaccctacacgTGTCAGCAGTGTGGGAAGGGCTTCAGTCTGGCCTCACACTTCCACACTCGCCAGAGGGTCCACACCGGGGAGAAACCCTACATCTGCAGCATCTGCTGTAAGGGCTTCAGCCAGAGATCACACCTGGTCTACCACCAGAGGGTCCACGGTGCCGGGAATCGCCAGATGTGTTCTGCCATCTGATGGGCTCAATGCTCCTCCTGATGGTTAAAATTGCCCCCCAACCCAGAGGATTCGGAGAGTAACAGGGGACTGCATATTATTTTACTTAACCCTCAACTCATTCTCCTACTGGGATCATTATGAAAAGTCccttatttaattataaaaggaAGAATTGTCAGTTGTCAAGAACAGACCGAACAGAAATCGTAGTGCCTCATACTTCTGCTAAGATTTGATAGAATGGGTGGTTAATGAAGATTGGCAAAGAGCTTGTAACAGCTATATGTGAGAAATTAACAACAAATGTCCAAAAAGCAGGTGACTTCTgttcatataaagaaaaaaaagaatacaaattccTGAAGTGCTTCCATTTTGTACCGATGCAAGAATGATGGGAATGACTGGTTacaagtcagaaaaaaataaagttattcaaAGTCCCATATGCTTCAGTTTAAAAATTAGAGTCGCATGCTATTCAAATggtattatttgatttttctggatgTCCTAACATAGTTACTGACTTTCAATACGCAGGAGTTGTTTTGCATATACTAACTCCTGAACTTATTCAGGATGATTCAAAATTAACTtcaaatttttattcaaatacaAGAGATATAGAAACTCTTTATTGTATATAATTCACATCAGATCACATACTGATCTACCAGGCTTCTTAGCACAAGAAAATAGTGAAAATGATTAGCTATTGATAAGAAATGTGCTAGAAGCTTTAAAATTCCATGAGAAATACCATGTTAATaggaaagggtttttttaattaatttattttttgtgcattggtgttgtgattgcatatatgtctgtgtaagggtaTAAGATCCCCTGGACTGGACTCACGGGCAGATATGAGCttccacgtggatgctgggaactgaaccctggtcttctggaagtgcaaccagtgctcttaatccatgaaccatctcttcagtccaacAGGAAAGGTTTAAGAAAATTTTCTGTCCCTTGGTAACAAGTCAAGGAAATTATAACAAAATGCCCTACTTGTTCTTTCTATAACCAAACTCCATTACCCAAAAAAGTactcaaagaaattaaatttaggcaaatggatgtatttcaGTTTGCAGAGTTTTGGAAATTGAAAATATGTGTACCATTCCATTAACACATATTCAGGATTTTGATGGGCAACTGCTTTAAGTTCTAAAAAAGCTGATTCTGTAATTACACACTTTTGGAAGTTATAGAATTCATGGGTAGACCTGTATAGATTAAAACTGAAAATGCCCCAGTCTGTGTCCCTACTAAAATGAAGCAATTTTTGCATATCATAATATGAAACATTATAGGTGTACCACACAATCCTATAGGACAAACAATTGTAGAGAATCTAATTATGCTTTAAGAGAGATGCCTAACAAACAGAAAGGGGTTACAAAGACCCCCACAGATAGAATACATAAGACCTTGTTaactttaaaattcttaaatgctactgagaagaaaaacaatagtTCCTGAGAAACACTggattatagaaaaaaacaaataaattaaaccaGCCTGCTCATATAAAGAATGTCCTACCTTCAGAATGGAAGACAGGAAATGTGTGTTAAAATGGGGAAGAGGTTTTTTGTACTGGTTTCAACAGGAGAAAACAAACTGTGGATTCCACTGAAATGTATAATACCCAAATTTGGTCAGGGGAGACCCCTGAAGGTCTTGGCTACAGAcagcaagaaagaaatcatgatgGCCAATCCCAGGTAACACATTGCTGACCCCTCTCCAAGGGAACATCTCTGAGACTACCTGCGACTCGAAAGTATCTCTAGCCAGAACTTCAGGTATGCATAGCcgatcttgttttcttttttttgttttgttttggtttggtttttggttttttcgagacagggtttctctgtgtagtcctggctgtcctggaactcactctgtagaccaggctggcctcgaacttagaaatccacctgcctctgcctcccaagtgctgggattaaaggcgccgaTCTTGTTTTCTACTGAATCCTTAGGACTCATCAAGCCATCCTTCATATGGCTTGGATGAAATTTATTACAGTTTGGTTACTGTGGTAGTTTGtctaggtttggcccccatagactcatgtgtttgaatgcttggcccaaggagaaTGTCattattagaaagtgtggccttttggggtaggtgtggcttcgttggaggaagtgtgtcactgttggagCAGGCTTTGAGGCCTTCTGTGCTTAGGTTCTCCTGGTTACCTGGGAATGCCAGGTCCCCTTTCTGCCTGGCGAGAAAAAAGTAGAACTCTCAAGTCTTTCCCCAGCATCATGTTTGCCCGCAGGATGCCATGCTGCCCGCTGTGatgatgaactgaacctctgaaactgtaagccaactccaatgaaatgttttcttttataagagttgccttcgttgtagtgtctcttcacagcagcgaAGCACAGCCTAAGACAGTTATACAGCCCAAAGACAACCTAAGACAGTTATACAGCCCAAACTAACTTGTAAAGAAGTCACACACCTCTCGCCTGGTCATATTTCACAGATCTGTGTACATTTCATACTCCACACATGTGTGAATACAAAAACATAGCCACCTCTGAAAGTTATAGTTTTACAGAGTAAAACATCCAGATACCAGTGAGTTGGAGCAGCCCTGACAGGATTCTGAGAAGGGTACTAAGACACTGAGGCAGGTTTATTCCAGTATCGCACTTGATCCCATCTTAGACTGCCTTAATAGCTGTTTAATCAAAACTTGCTTCAAGGACAGCttcaaagaaaacttcagacatCAGATGATCCCAAATGACCCAGCCTCACGGGCTGTTTCAGCCAGGACTTCATTTAAGCCTGCACTTGTGTgacacacagagactggacagcAATTGTTGCAGGGAGCTTTCTTAAGACTGGCCAGTATCTCGATTTTCTTTTCCTACCCTCAATGGAAAAAAGATGCCCCAGACATCGAGAAGCAATTTTAATGATTCTCTAACTCTCAAAATGTGGGGTGGGTGGTTTTTCTCATTTATTGGATGATGATAGTTGTTAAAAGGATGTTGGTTACAAGTTGTTAATGGTCTTGATCAGGGAGGAAACAAGGTATAGGTGATTAGACTCAgggatttctctctcttttttttttcttccctctgtccttctttATTGCCTGATGTTAAGGGGGAGAAAAGTTGAAAAGTGCTGTCAGAATATAGGAatgatatatgaatataataatgCCTATTCAGATATACTATAGTTAGAGAGctggtcttcaaaaacctcagagatccacagattatggcatttaaagatattttattaataaaaggctTTTCTGGCAGTGAGACATGTCAGCTCCTGGAAGCACCCctgttctacttttaaaaagatgttgaGCATCCAAGAACCTCCATATGGCATTTGCTTTAGAAGTGGTaagctgggggtggagagatggctcagtagttaagagcattacttgctcttccagaggtcctgaattcaattcccagaaaccacatggtggctcctaaccatctgtagtgagatctgatgccctctcctgggtgtctgaagacatctgcagtgtactcacacacataaaataaataaataaataagtaaataaatcagaagaagaagaagaagaagaagaagaagaagaagaagaagaagaagaagaagaagaagaNgagggggaggaggaggaggaggaggaggaggagaagaagaagaagaggaggaggaagaggaggaggagaaagaggtgaGAAACTGCCCTTGCTTCAACTGCAGACCAAATGCTGTCCAAACAGGCCAAACGTGATGCAGGGAAGTCGGTTACTGAGCTTTGCCAGGACAAGGTAGGCAAgcccttcataattcctgcttcacaaaacAGTCTGTCGTATATTGGGCCAGAAGGCTGAGGATGGATAGTTCAAAGTTCTAGAGAAATTTTGGGTAGCTGTCCAGGCAGCCAGCTGTCTCTGTCATGTCTATAGTCttggaagctgcttgctctgcACTTTCTGCACACTCagataatatttattccttctcaagaTTCTGATTGGGTTGAAGGCTAAATTCTTATAGTCTCACAACTAAGCTTAAGGTGTTTAGgacttaagaaaatgtttttaaaagatatttttatgtctAAGTAGATATTTTAAGTTGATAAATGCAACGTATGATAGAAAACAATTTAAGTACAGAACTCTGAACTCAACCAAATAGGATAAATAGAGTACTTTCTCCAAAGTTGCCAATTATAAATGGACTGGACATTGTGAATGTAATACTTACCTGATAGTTTTCCTAATTGTTTCATAATTGTTTTTACTGTATCTAGTCTATTGTTATAAGGAAAAGAGCTTTTCAACGTGCTAAAAGGGGAGATGTCGGAGGAGGGTCTTGTGCACTGTGTTTTcggatgctgatttctgtgcctcAGAACTGGTTACAGTGCAGACACTGGCATTGTCATGAATATTGGACCATCTCTTGCATCAGTGCTCTCCATTCTTCTCTGGTTTGTTATTAAAAAGCTAAatagccaatgactgggcagaggaGATAGAAAGGCTGAACTTCTGATCTGAGCCAGGGgtttgagagagaagagaaagagaaagaatggggcCACAGGACAGGCGAAGAAGTACAGGGTCACcat comes from the Mus pahari chromosome 19, PAHARI_EIJ_v1.1, whole genome shotgun sequence genome and includes:
- the LOC110336906 gene encoding LOW QUALITY PROTEIN: zinc finger protein 235-like (The sequence of the model RefSeq protein was modified relative to this genomic sequence to represent the inferred CDS: inserted 3 bases in 2 codons; deleted 1 base in 1 codon), which gives rise to MTKKQEAVTFRDVAMVFSEEELRLLDAAQRKLYHDVMLENFRNLLAVGGQSPGKMNNLHTTGLRFLSLGRLPCWQVTSHGANKLAGAPEAVIPHLLERCHSSCHWGAEQLPQAFEDASCLEGLTNSHSSIIENQEFLSGRAQSSWGKTHLSKKRKHLKQCSKTLVKTEPQQLLPGVDMLSXISHHNNALHKRDTAHSSGGCGKVIFPVLPGIQHRVYPERKDYQCSKGQEAFIDRPNHELYQPVLVGKKSPVCSTHEDTRHSSSVPIQQSVHAGXKQYSCHKCGTGFSKNSDLQTPQRVHTREKPSHCSSCGKGFSQSSHLQIHRRVHTGEKPHKCEVCGRAFTKLSHLQAHKRIHTGEKPYKCGDCGKCFSCSSNLHTHQRVHTEEKPYKCDECGKRFSLSFNLHSHQRVHTGEKPYKCEECGKDFSSASSFQSHQRVHTGEKPFVCNVCGKGFSRSSYLQTHQRVHTGDKPCECSTCGKAFSQRSHLLVHPIIHTGEKPFKCEECGKEFTQSTGLSIHQRVHAGEKPYTCQQCGKGFSLASHFHTRQRVHTGEKPYICSICCKGFSQRSHLVYHQRVHGAGNRQMCSAI